A window from Citrus sinensis cultivar Valencia sweet orange chromosome 5, DVS_A1.0, whole genome shotgun sequence encodes these proteins:
- the LOC127902389 gene encoding DNA excision repair protein ERCC-1-like — MSQVIFLSSLDRCNPLLKHIRNVRWAFADVVCDYLLGQNSCALYLRFELLNKVILVILFKHDENILVLYISHPIVKLPMKITCYVVCRFQLVLEDVVKPLLEVTKTALLHDCTLLCAWSLEECGRYLETIKVYENKPADLIQGQMDTDYLSRLTHALTSVRSVNKTDVVTLGSTFGSLSHIMDASMEDLARCPGIGERKVKRLYDTFHEPFKRVVSSHPPIPETPSQKDVERSSVNEVTDVEKDTEDINKRRKKEPELTVKSALSTAFAKYADKIGKKKNSSSQVGETSVSDSGAKNSNSGKRDS; from the exons ATGTCTCAGGTAATTTTTCTATCTTCTCTTGATCG ATGTAATCCCTTGCTGAAGCATATAAGAAATGTGAGATGGGCTTTTGCGGATGTTGTTTGTGACTACTTGCTTGGGCAGAACTCATGTGCTCTTTATCTAAGGTTTGAACTTCTAAACAAAGTCATACTTGTCATTCTGTTTAAACatgatgaaaatattttagtgcTATATATTTCACATCCAATAGTTAAACTACCAATGAAGATAACCTGCTATGTAGTCTGTCGGTTTCAGCTAGTATTA GAGGATGTAGTTAAGCCTTTACTCGAAGTTACTAAGACAGCACTGCTTCATGATTGTACCCTGTTATGTGCTTGGAG CTTGGAGGAATGTGGTCGCTACTTAGAGACTATAAAAGTCTATGAGAACAAGCCAGCAGACCTTATCCAAGGCCAAATGGATACTGACTATTTATCGCGG CTAACCCATGCACTGACATCTGTTCGGAGTGTCAACAAGACTGATGTTGTCACCCTAGGGTCTACATTTGGG TCTCTTTCGCATATCATGGATGCATCAATGGAAGACCTGGCTCGTTGCCCTGGCATAGGAGAGCGCAAG GTTAAACGCTTGTATGACACTTTTCACGAGCCATTTAAGCGTGTAGTTTCCAGTCACCCTCCTATTCCAGAAACTCCTTCCCAGAAGGATGTTGAACGTTCCTCTGTGAATGAAGTTACAGACGTGGAGAAAgacacagaagacataaacaAACGTAGGAAGAAAGAACCTGAATTAACTGTGAAGTCAGCCCTATCTACTGCATTTGCCAAGTATGCCGATAAAATTGGCAAGAAGAAAAACAGTTCATCTCAGGTAGGGGAAACAAGTGTTTCCGATTCAGGCGCAAAAAATAGCAATTCCGGTAAACGGGACAGCTAA